The Maridesulfovibrio sp. genomic sequence CACACCCGACCCCATTCCGAACTCGGAAGTTAAGCTCTCCATCGCCGATGATACTGCTAGGTAGCTAGTGGGAAAGTAGGTCGTCGCAAGCTTTTATTTCTAAGCCCTGATTAAGTTCAGGGCTTTTTTTTGCCTTATGAATTTATTTATAGACCGGCATAGATACATGTGCGGGATTTATGAATAATCCTGACAAAGGCTGTCTGATTAAGTGTGTTTATATCTTAAACGTCCTGATAAATTTACGATCAATATAGTCCTTTATCTTGAATGCCAATTTCCCTGAGAAAATGATGGACCACTTGCACAGGATACCGATATCGCCTCCAAGATTGTAAATGAGTAGATATTTACCACCTGGATCAAACTGCTCTAGTTCCCTGCCTTCCAGCGCCGCCATCAAATTGTTATAAAGAACGTGGTTCTCTCTTACCGCATAGACACCGACCTTATCTAGAGGGTGCGGTTCAAAATATATGCAGTCACCACCTCCAAAAATATTCTTATACTTAGTCGATTGCAGAAACTTGTTCACCAGAAGACCTCCATCCGGGCCGGTAGGCAATTTGGATTCAGTGAATATATTTGACGGTTTTACACCTATTGCTGGAAATATCAGATCCGCAGTAAATGAACGTCCATCCTGCAAGATAATCCGTTCTTTGCCGATTTCTTCCACATATGACCCTTCAATTATTTCAATCCCGCGTTCCTGAAAAATGCTCCGAGCCAATACGCCGATCTTTTCCGGAAAATGCCGCATTAAGCCGCGTCCTGCAAAAATTCTGACAGTGCAGGATTTGAGTTTTTCCTGTTGTGCCATCTGCCAAATATTACCGGCAATCTCAAGCGATGAAGGACCGCCTCCTACAACAGCAACCGTCAGTGGTTCATTTTTGCCGCGACGAATGAGTTCTTCTCGTGCTTGTATGAGTCCTTCGATCGGCTTGGCCGCATAGATATTCTCTGTTTTGACGATTTTCTCTTTTGGAACATATGAACCAGCGTTACAGGAAAGGACATCATAGGCAATCTCTTGCCCTGAGTTTTCAAGCACAACCACCAAGCGGTCAGTGTCAATCCGGAAAACTTTATTTTTTACAAAATTTGCGCCCTGATCCTCCACTACTTTGCGGGTATGGAAACGGATGTCGCCTGGCTGATAGGTTCCGCCAAGCATCCCCGGACCCATGCCGGAATAGTAATGGTAATCGGACGGCTGTACTACCGTTACTCCATACCCTTTATCTATGAATGAACTAATTTTTGATAAGGTTACCATGTGGGCGTGTCCCCCGCCGATTAGTACAAGCTGCTTTGCTGCCATGCTTCCTAGTCCTATTAATTTAGTATTCGGCTCCTGATTGTACGGCAAAAGGCGCACTGGCGTCTACCTTGATTGTTAGTCTGTACTCCGCATGGTTAGCGTGTTGGGTGCTCTGTGTCCGGCAAAGGCCCCCTAAGCAAAGTGGCACAATCTCGGTTGGCGTAAGATAATAGTTGCATTGTTTAATTGAATTTGATAATCATTTTCTTAGAAAGAAAGAGTTGATTAATCAATGATGATCGCAATTTAACTTCCCAATTCGCACTTGCTTAGAGTATAAGAAAATGTATGCATAAGCTCTTGTTGATAAATTGTATCCGTCCGCTGGTCGATGCCTTTGAGGGCTTGGGATGTGATGTAAAACATTTCCATGTTCAGGAAAGGGAATTTGATATTGCGGCCCGGCTTGCGGAAATGGATTTTGAGCCGGACATCCTCTTGCAACAGGAATATCTGGGCAGAAGACTTTTTCTCCGGGGCTTGCATGAACTGGATTGCATAAAGATTTTTTGGTCTGTCGATACTCATATGAATATGTTTTGGCATGCATATTATGCCGATCTTTTCGATTGTGTACTCACTACTCAAAAGAAATTTGTGCCCAAGCTTAAAAAAGAATGCAGTGCTGCTGTTGAGTGGATGCCGTGGATGGCTATTCCTTCCAAACCGGATCAAGGTACGGGGCTTGTTCCTCACACAAGGCGGGAGCATGGTATAACATTCGTTGGCAGAGTCAGCAGCCACAGGCGGTCTCGAAAATGGTTTTTGAATTTTCTTGAGTCCCGATATGACCTGAATTCCGTAGATGGTCTGAACTTTGCCCAGATGATGGAAGTGTACCGCAAAACCCGCATTGTTCCCAACGAAGCTATTTTTGGAGAGGTCAACTTCCGGCTTTTCGAGGCCGCTTCTTCAGCTTGTGCTGTTGTGACTCCTTATGTGGGAGAAGAACTTGGCGAATTGTTTGAAATAGGAAGTGAAATAGCAGTTTATAATGATGTGCTTGAGCTTAAGGTTATTTTGGATCGTTTAACAAGGGATAAATCTCTGTCCGGATCTGTGGGAATGGCAGCTTATGCCCGTGTTTTAAAAGACCATCTACCACGTTCACGAGCTGTTTCCATTCTTGATATTGCCGGGAACGTGAGCAAACGTACGATCTCTAATCAAAGAGAGGAACTGCTGCTTTGCATGTGTGAATTTTTGCTTGGTGAAGCTGGAGATGCCGCTGTTGACTGGAACCGGCTTCTCAGAAGACTTCTCAGCCTTGAAAGTTGTGAACTCCGTGATGCTACCTTGTTCAGGATTTATACCCGTTCCGGTAAATCTGAGTTGTTTATGAAGGCTGTTCGCCCTTATCTGGAAAAGAATTCTGCAGGAAGTGGCTGTTCTTTCAATATGACAGCTTCTTTGTGTGCCGCTAAACTTGATCAATGGGAAGTTGCAAAGCATTTTTGGTATACATACAGTTCTAAAGGTAAAATCTTTTCTGCAATAAGACCCGAAAACAATGTTCATCTGTTGAAGCTTTGGGGTGAAGCCATGTATAAATGCGGACTCAGTATTCGTTCAGGCGTTGCTTTTAATGAAATTGAAGGTATACCTTCATGTGCCTCAGATTGTTATTTTGCAGCCTTGTACAGAAATCCTTCTGATAAGGATATATATAATCGGTTGGGTCTGCTATTTCGTGCAGTACAGGGTGGAGAGCCGGACAGGCTTGGTTTCTTGTCCCATCTCTCGTTGCATTATCCTGAAAACTGGCGCATAAGTGCAGATGTTGGAATTCTAAATTTAAAAGTCTTCCGTATGGAGGAAGGTCTTACAGAATTGGATAATGCCCGTGTTTTGGCAGAACGGTCCGGTCAGGAGCGTTTTTTTAAACGCAAAATGGATATTGAAGTTCCACTGTACAATAAGTTGCTTAACTAACATGGAATATGGTAGGCGCAAAGCTGTAATCATTATTTAGCGGAGGACGGAAATGTCTGATGTGGTTTTCAATAAGCCGGCTTTTTATAACCACCTGGGTGGGGATCTGGAGCTTGGTAATGAAATTTTGAATGTTTACATTGTTGATGCACCTGAACGGTTAAGGGCGTTAAAGGACGCTCTTTCCAGTGGAGAAAATGCTCAGATTATTAAGTACTCCCATGCATTAAAAGGAATTTCTGCAACAATCAGGGCCGGGATTGTGACCTCTTTGGCTGAGCAGATAGAATTTGCTGCCCGTAAAGGTGATCTGGAGACTGTCAGTGCTTGTATACCGCAGGTTGCAGTGGAGCTGGAAAAACTCTTGGAAGTAATTCACAAACATCTTGGTGCGTAATTTTTTTAATTTTAGAAAATGCTGCAAAATAGTCACTAAGAATAAATAAATTTTTGTTATCGGCAGTATGTTTTATGTACTTAAATATCCTTCTGGTTTGGTAGGAACCGGAATCGGAAGGACATATTGTTCTGTAATTATTATCATCAGGTAATAGAACATCACCAACAGGAGACATCAGATGTTCAAGAACTTAAAGCTTGGATGGAAGATCGGAGGGGGTTTTGTAGTCGTGCTGCTGCTGACAGCGGTTGTCGGAGCTGTCGGCTGGTTCGGACTTTCAAAGGTTGCGAATGAGTCCCAGCGTACTGAAGTAGTCAGCAATGCAGTTACCAATATGTACAATTCGCGTTTGATGGTCTTGTATTATACTTTACAGGGTAACGAAGAGTATAAAGATAAATTTCAAAAATCTATTGATGATATTGGCAGGTACGTTTCAACCAGTAAGGATATTTTTTCCGGCAAAGGATTGGAAGGAGTTACGTCCATTGCTGGGGGAGCTGCTGAATATAGTAAGATTTTTAAAAACTTTACCCAGCTGGAAGATAAGAAAAAGGAAGCCATAAGTAATTGTATTTCCGCTGCAGGGGAGCTGAATTCCGCTCTGGAAAATGTTGTGGATCTTGCCCACGAGACCATGGGAAAAGGAATAAGCGGCTCTGATAGCGCACTGGATTTGGATGCTGTCTTTTCTGCGTATTCCAAGATTAATAATCTTGAAAAAAAATTCATTAACACCCGCTATACCTTTGCTAACTATTTGCGTACCGGCAATCCTGATTTTGCGGAACAGACCCGATCCGTTTTGAATTCCGTAATTGCTGACTGCGAAGATCTGCGGAGGAACAGCTGGGTAGCAAATAATGACGGGCTTGATATCAATGAACTTGAAAGGTCCGCTCAGGCCTACCTTGAAGGTTTCGACCTGATTGTGAAAACGATTGATATTCAGAATGAAGATTTGAAGTCTATGGCTGCAATTGGTGCAGATGCATTGGATTTGAGTCAGAGAATGCTCGATGATCAGCAGGTAGCCGCTCAGGATGTTATCAGCTCTTCATTTTCTATGATTTTAGGCGGGTTGGCCTTGGCCCTCTTGTGTGGTGCGGTTATTTCAATAACTGTAACCAGAATTATTACCGCGCCGATCCGTAAGGGCGTGGATTTTGCCGAGCACATGGCTCAGGGAGATTTTACCAGAACCCTGGAAATCGAACAGCGGGATGAAATAGGCATACTGGCGGCAGCCTTAAACGATATGGTTGTCCGGCTGTCATCTGTTGTTGCTGAGGTCGGTGTTTCTTCCGAAAATGTAGCCTCAGGCAGTGAAGAGCTTTCCGCAACTGCTGAAAGTCTTTCTCAGGCTTCTACAGAACAGGCAGCCAATGTGGAGGAAGTTTCCTCTTCCATGGAAGAGATGACTGCCAACATCAGGCAGAATGCCGAGAACGCACATCAGACTGAACAGATAGCTCTGCAGTCTTCGCAACAGGCTGAGGAAGGCGGAGAAGCTGTTACCAGAGCTGTTGACGCCATGAAAAATATTGCGGAGAAAATTTCCATTATTGAAGAGATTGCCCGCCAGACCAACCTCCTTGCCTTAAACGCAGCCATTGAAGCAGCCCGTGCAGGTGAGCACGGTAAGGGATTTGCTGTTGTTGCCGCTGAAGTGCGCAAGCTTGCTGAACGAAGCGGAGCTGCGGCGGGTGAAATCGGTGAACTCTCCTCAAGCACTGTGAGTGTTGCTGAGCGGGCTGGAGAAATGCTGAACCAGCTTGTGCCTGACATTAAGAAAACTGCTGAACTGGTACAGGAAATCGCAGCAGGCAGCAGTGAGCAGCTTTCCGGTGCGGAGCAGATCAACAAGGCTGTACAGCAGCTAGATCAGGTTACCCAGCAGAATGCTTCCGCTTCTGAGGAAATGGCTTCCACATCCGAGGAACTGTCAAGTCAGGCTGAGCAATTGCAACAGGTTATGAGTTTTTTCAGGGTCAGCAATCATTCTGCCCCAAAAGTTCAGGCTTTGCCTGCAGCAAGGATGACTAAAAGGCCTGTTGCCCGTAAAGCCTCCGCACCTGTCGCTCCGGTCAGGGAAGTTTATGCTGAAGCGGAAAGTTCCGGCGGCGTTTCGCTGGATATGGGTAGTGACTTTTCTGACAGTGATTTTGAAAAATTCTGATAAGCACTGGTTGTTTTTGTCAGCTTGATATATAGTTAGAAGAATCAGGCTGTGTTTTGTTTACAGGGATGATCAAATTGAGGCAGGTGGAAAATGAGTACTGAGATAAATAGCACTACCAACCAGTATCTGACGTTTACTTTGAACAAGGATATTTACGCACTGGATATCGCCAGTGTACGAGAAGTGCTGGAACTTACTCCCATAACCAGAATTCCCAGAACCCCCAAGTTCATGCGCGGGGTGATTAATCTGAGGGGACACGCTGTTCCCGTTGTCGATATGCGCCTTAAATTCGGTATGAGCAGGACTGAAGATACTATCAATACCTGCATCATCATCGTAGAGGTGTCATTTGACGGGGAAAGCACGGTTATGGGTGCTTTGGCTGATTCAGTGCGGGAGGTTATTGAGCTTACCGAAAATATGATTGAAGAACCTCCCAGAATGGGAACCACAATCAAGACTGAATTCATTCGGGGAATGGGTAAACAGGATGATGATTTTGTAATCATTCTGGACATTAATAAGATTCTCTCTGTTGAGGAATTGGCCATGCTCAAGAACGTGCAGCAGGATTCTCCTTCCGCCGAGACGGTCCCTGAAGTCAATCAGGAGCAGGGGATGACGTTGAGCCTGTAAAAATTATTTGTGATGCAATGTTTAAGCCCGTTTCCCAGTGTGGGAAACGGGCTTTTTCTGTCTTAATTATGATGCTTGAATCGGTTTTGGTGCAGAATTAATCCAATTGAATAACTGGGGGGGCGCATAATCATTTACAGGAAAAGCAATAGCAAGGCATTGGTTGTTATGTATCAAAAATATTAGTAGGGTCTTTCGGTAATATTTGAACCGGGCATTTCGGCTATGCCCCTTTCGTCTGATGACATGTCAGGATTTATAATGTCGAAGAAAAATATATTGATTTTTATCTACTGCCTTGCAGCTGTTTTTTCTTTTTTTGCGGGAGTGGTTCTTGCCGGTGACAACCGGCTGCCTGTGTTGTTGACCTCAACAGCCGGTTTTCTTCTATTTGCAGCAGCCGGTTTTAAATTCCGGCGGGAATTTATTAAGGAGCGTATCGGCCGTGAAGAGCAGCTTTATTCTGTTGTAAGCAACAGCGGAGCTGTTTTTTTTATGGCTGACACACACGGTGGGTTGATTTACGCCGATAACGGCTGCCGCAGTCTGGAGAAAAAAATATCTCCGGATTGTTCGACGAGCGAGTTTTCTTCTATTTTTCCTTATCTCCATGAAGAATCGAAATTTATTTCATTGCGGGAACAACTCGGCAGTGAGGGGGGAGTATGCAGGTTTGAGACGGAGCATGATTGTCCCACCGGGCAGCGCATAGTTCTCAGCCATACATTGCAGGAGCTGTACGCCCCGGATGGCTGTGTCTGTGCTTTGGCCGGAACGATCCGTGATATTTCCGTATTGCGGGAGGCTCAGGATGCTTTGGCAAAAGAAGGGCGTTATTTTGACGCTGTTCTGGACGGGGTGGAGGAAGCTGTATTCGTATATGATCTGGAAGGTAACCTTCTCAAGGTGAATAAGCGTGTTGCCGATTTTGCCGGAACCGGAGACCCCGAACTCTGCAGAGGAATAAATCTTCATAATTATCTTGCCCCGCATGTTTCGGATGCGGCGATGCAGGGTGTCCGGGATATTATCGGCAGTGGAAAGGATTGTTGTCTACAGATACCAGTTACTAATTCAAGTGGAGAGAAAGTCTTGCTTGATGTGAGGAATTACCTTTGCCGTGATGAAAGCGGCAACCCGGAAGCTATAGTTGGATTTGCCCGCAGAGCTTCAAAGCAGACTGAACATCATGAAACAGATATAGTCAAAGGTGATTCCTCAATGATGCAGATTCTTTGTCATGAACTGCGTACGCCGCTGGCCGGGATCATCGGCAGTCTGCATGTGCTGGATACAAAGGTTCATGACCCTGAGGCAAAAGAATATATCCAGAAATGCGTGGTCTCGGTAGAGCGCTTCAAAAATGTGGTCAACAGCTCTTTGAAAGGGTTGGCCGGGAGTCCTGATGAAGCTGAAAAGGAATCCCTTGATCCCGCTGCTTGTTTTGGAAAAGCTGTAGAGTTGTTTTTACCGGCTGCTTCCATACAGAACCGGAATATAACCCTGTCCATCGGTTCCGGCTTACCGGAGGCTGTGTTTTGCCGTCGCAATAGTTTGCCGCAGGCTCTGTTCAGCCTGATCAATAAAGGGCTGGAGTTTTTTCCTGACTCGGATATTTCTGCCGGGGTAAAAATGTGTGCAGCCTTCGAAGGGTGTCCGTCAATTGCTTTTTACGTCAGCGGCTACAGGCACAATGCCTCGACTGAGGATAACATTTATGTGGAAAGTCTTGAAAACGCAGCCGGGACAATCGGGGCTGAACTTTATTTTGAACCGGGAGCAACAACCGAATTTGGCTTTAAAATTCCGGTAGCGCCAGACGGGAGTAATAAGGCAAAAGATATTGAGTCGGTTCAGGATTTGCGGATTATGCTCGCTGAGGACGACATAAGCAGTCAGGTTTTTATGCGCAGAAAGCTTGAAAGCTGGGGGCATATGGTGCGTACCGCCAGTACCGGAGTCGAAGTAATTAATTACATGAAAGAACATGAATACGATCTGGTATTGATGGATCTTCAGATGCCGGAAATGAACGGTTTTGATGCCATAGCTTCAATCCGGGAGTGTGAATCCCCCAGGAACCGCATTCCCATCATTGTAATGAGTGCCTATGGCCGGGAAAGTGATTTTGAGAGGATGTCAGATCTGGGGGTGGATGATTATATTGTAAAGCCTGTCAGCACGGATGATCTGGAAAAGGCTTTGGAGCGTCTTGTCTCACTGGGAAGGCTTTAGCGGTTAAGGACATTGTTTATATAGTAGGCAACCCCGTCCTCAAGCATCTGTACTGATAAAAGGATAAGAATAAGCCCCATAAGCCTTTCGCAGGCCCGAAGTCCTCTTTTGCCCAGAACGCGGGACATGGTCGGTCCGGTCATCATAATGGCAAAACTCATCCCCCAAGCAATCAGCACCCCGGAAAGTACATTCAGTCCGGCATCACCCTTTGAGCCGTAGACCATTACCGCCGCCAGCAGAGACGGTCCGGCGAAGAGCGGCACTGCTATGGGTACAATGAAAGGGTCTTTTTCTACGTCTTCAGTCGTGCTTTCCGGTTTTGGGAAAATCATTTTCATGGAAATGATGAATAGAATTACGCCACCTGCGATCCTCAGGGTGGATTGGTGGATGTTGAGCATTTTCATCAGTCCCGCGCCCAGATACATGAACAGGATAGTAATCCCCAGTGCAAAGAAAAGTTCACGGAGTAGAATTTTGCGCTGCCGTGAAGGCGAGTAGTCCCGAAGCATGGACAAACAGACCGGGAGGTTGCCCAGAGGGTCCATGATCAGGAATAGGGGAAATGCAATCTCGAAGATTGTGCTGAGCTGGATTGCTGCCATGGTTAATCTTTGCCGCCGGCTTGTCCGTAGGTGGAAAATTTATCGATAACTTTGTCCATTTCTTCATCGGGAACAATAACCGGTTTGCCCACAGAAAGAGTCTGAATGTATATTCTGGCAACCAGTTCCAGTTCTTCCGCAGCGTCAAAGGCATTACTGATGCCACGGCCTACGGTGATCAGACCATGATTGGCAAGCAGCACGGCATTGTAATTGCCGATGGTGTTGATGACGTTTTCAGCCAGTTCCGGGGTGCCGAAAGTGGCATAAGGGGCGAGGGGAACTTTTTTACCTGCAAAAGCGACCAGATAATGCACAGCCGGGAGTTCCATATTCAGACAGGCCACAGTGGTGGCATAGACTGAATGGGTATGGACCACGGCATTTACGTCCGCTCTTTCTTTGTAGAGTACAGTATGAAACCCATATTCGCTTGAAGGTTTGCGCTCCGAATCTTTTATATTGCCGTCCAAATCGATGACCACAATATCTTCCGGGGTGGAAAGACGGTAATCAAGTCCACTGGGGCTGATAGCCACCAGTCCATGCTCGCGGTTGAAGATACTCAGATTGCCGCCAGTACCGGTGGTTAAACCGGATTCCAGCAGCTTCTTCCCATATTCAACAACTAATTCTCTTTCTTTTTCAAGCAGCATATCAATTCCTTTTATTTAAAGATGCCCCCGGATTTTTTTGCTATGGCTTCTCCTGCTGTGTCTCAGTCGCATTCACGCTTCATTTGTGCAGCATGTTGAAGGATGATGCCGGAGGCAAAAAATTATTCAAAATCGCGCAGCGCATCAATCCTCTGTAACACAGGAGGATGGCTGTATTCCAGCCAGACATAAAAGGGGTGCGGAGTGAGGTTGGATAAGTTGCTTACCGATAGCTTCTTAAGCGCTGTGACCAGTGACTCCGGGGTGTGGGTTGTTTTCGCAGCAAAAGCATCCGCCTCGAACTCATGCTTGCGTGAGCGGATATTGCTGAAGATGGAAAGCACGATTGATACGGGGGTATAGAGCAGTGCAAAGAAGATTAATCCTGCATGTACGGAAATATTCTGCATACCGAATGCGGCGAAGAGTTCTTTGTTGCCGAGGAAAAAGGACATGATCAGGAAGACGACCCCGGTATTGATGATGCTCATCAGCATTCTTTTACGGATATGCCCCAGCTTGCTGTGTCCGATTTCATGGGCCAGCACAGCCACGATTTCATCGGTGCTTAGGCTGTTGATCAGGGTATCAAAGAGTGCGATGCGTTTCTTTTTGCCGAATCCGGTGAAATAAGCGTTTGCTTTGGTGGAACGTTTGGACCCGTCAATCATGAAGATGCCGGAAAGTTCAAATCCGTTTTCGGCGGCAAATCCTTCTATTTTATTTTTCAATTCACCGTCTTCAAGGGGAGTAAATTTGTTGAACAAGGGTAAAATCCACGTGGGGGCGATGTATTGTATACCGAGGGTGATTAGTACGGTAAACAGCCAGCACCAGAGCCATGCCAGCGATCCTGCGGCATTAAAAAAAAGCAGCACGCCGCTTAAGATGGCACCGCCGATAATTGCTCCCAGCAGGTAGCCTTTTAGTTTATCCAGAAAAAAAGTTTTGAGGGTGGTTTTATTGAAACCGAATTTTTCTTCAATGACAAAAGTGCTGTACAGGGAAAATGGCAGAGAAGCTATATCACTGAGCACGGCAAGTC encodes the following:
- a CDS encoding chemotaxis protein CheW; the protein is MSTEINSTTNQYLTFTLNKDIYALDIASVREVLELTPITRIPRTPKFMRGVINLRGHAVPVVDMRLKFGMSRTEDTINTCIIIVEVSFDGESTVMGALADSVREVIELTENMIEEPPRMGTTIKTEFIRGMGKQDDDFVIILDINKILSVEELAMLKNVQQDSPSAETVPEVNQEQGMTLSL
- a CDS encoding response regulator, translated to MSKKNILIFIYCLAAVFSFFAGVVLAGDNRLPVLLTSTAGFLLFAAAGFKFRREFIKERIGREEQLYSVVSNSGAVFFMADTHGGLIYADNGCRSLEKKISPDCSTSEFSSIFPYLHEESKFISLREQLGSEGGVCRFETEHDCPTGQRIVLSHTLQELYAPDGCVCALAGTIRDISVLREAQDALAKEGRYFDAVLDGVEEAVFVYDLEGNLLKVNKRVADFAGTGDPELCRGINLHNYLAPHVSDAAMQGVRDIIGSGKDCCLQIPVTNSSGEKVLLDVRNYLCRDESGNPEAIVGFARRASKQTEHHETDIVKGDSSMMQILCHELRTPLAGIIGSLHVLDTKVHDPEAKEYIQKCVVSVERFKNVVNSSLKGLAGSPDEAEKESLDPAACFGKAVELFLPAASIQNRNITLSIGSGLPEAVFCRRNSLPQALFSLINKGLEFFPDSDISAGVKMCAAFEGCPSIAFYVSGYRHNASTEDNIYVESLENAAGTIGAELYFEPGATTEFGFKIPVAPDGSNKAKDIESVQDLRIMLAEDDISSQVFMRRKLESWGHMVRTASTGVEVINYMKEHEYDLVLMDLQMPEMNGFDAIASIRECESPRNRIPIIVMSAYGRESDFERMSDLGVDDYIVKPVSTDDLEKALERLVSLGRL
- a CDS encoding Hpt domain-containing protein; translated protein: MSDVVFNKPAFYNHLGGDLELGNEILNVYIVDAPERLRALKDALSSGENAQIIKYSHALKGISATIRAGIVTSLAEQIEFAARKGDLETVSACIPQVAVELEKLLEVIHKHLGA
- a CDS encoding glycosyltransferase, coding for MHKLLLINCIRPLVDAFEGLGCDVKHFHVQEREFDIAARLAEMDFEPDILLQQEYLGRRLFLRGLHELDCIKIFWSVDTHMNMFWHAYYADLFDCVLTTQKKFVPKLKKECSAAVEWMPWMAIPSKPDQGTGLVPHTRREHGITFVGRVSSHRRSRKWFLNFLESRYDLNSVDGLNFAQMMEVYRKTRIVPNEAIFGEVNFRLFEAASSACAVVTPYVGEELGELFEIGSEIAVYNDVLELKVILDRLTRDKSLSGSVGMAAYARVLKDHLPRSRAVSILDIAGNVSKRTISNQREELLLCMCEFLLGEAGDAAVDWNRLLRRLLSLESCELRDATLFRIYTRSGKSELFMKAVRPYLEKNSAGSGCSFNMTASLCAAKLDQWEVAKHFWYTYSSKGKIFSAIRPENNVHLLKLWGEAMYKCGLSIRSGVAFNEIEGIPSCASDCYFAALYRNPSDKDIYNRLGLLFRAVQGGEPDRLGFLSHLSLHYPENWRISADVGILNLKVFRMEEGLTELDNARVLAERSGQERFFKRKMDIEVPLYNKLLN
- a CDS encoding L-fuculose-phosphate aldolase, which produces MLLEKERELVVEYGKKLLESGLTTGTGGNLSIFNREHGLVAISPSGLDYRLSTPEDIVVIDLDGNIKDSERKPSSEYGFHTVLYKERADVNAVVHTHSVYATTVACLNMELPAVHYLVAFAGKKVPLAPYATFGTPELAENVINTIGNYNAVLLANHGLITVGRGISNAFDAAEELELVARIYIQTLSVGKPVIVPDEEMDKVIDKFSTYGQAGGKD
- a CDS encoding FAD-dependent oxidoreductase, whose protein sequence is MAAKQLVLIGGGHAHMVTLSKISSFIDKGYGVTVVQPSDYHYYSGMGPGMLGGTYQPGDIRFHTRKVVEDQGANFVKNKVFRIDTDRLVVVLENSGQEIAYDVLSCNAGSYVPKEKIVKTENIYAAKPIEGLIQAREELIRRGKNEPLTVAVVGGGPSSLEIAGNIWQMAQQEKLKSCTVRIFAGRGLMRHFPEKIGVLARSIFQERGIEIIEGSYVEEIGKERIILQDGRSFTADLIFPAIGVKPSNIFTESKLPTGPDGGLLVNKFLQSTKYKNIFGGGDCIYFEPHPLDKVGVYAVRENHVLYNNLMAALEGRELEQFDPGGKYLLIYNLGGDIGILCKWSIIFSGKLAFKIKDYIDRKFIRTFKI
- a CDS encoding methyl-accepting chemotaxis protein, which codes for MFKNLKLGWKIGGGFVVVLLLTAVVGAVGWFGLSKVANESQRTEVVSNAVTNMYNSRLMVLYYTLQGNEEYKDKFQKSIDDIGRYVSTSKDIFSGKGLEGVTSIAGGAAEYSKIFKNFTQLEDKKKEAISNCISAAGELNSALENVVDLAHETMGKGISGSDSALDLDAVFSAYSKINNLEKKFINTRYTFANYLRTGNPDFAEQTRSVLNSVIADCEDLRRNSWVANNDGLDINELERSAQAYLEGFDLIVKTIDIQNEDLKSMAAIGADALDLSQRMLDDQQVAAQDVISSSFSMILGGLALALLCGAVISITVTRIITAPIRKGVDFAEHMAQGDFTRTLEIEQRDEIGILAAALNDMVVRLSSVVAEVGVSSENVASGSEELSATAESLSQASTEQAANVEEVSSSMEEMTANIRQNAENAHQTEQIALQSSQQAEEGGEAVTRAVDAMKNIAEKISIIEEIARQTNLLALNAAIEAARAGEHGKGFAVVAAEVRKLAERSGAAAGEIGELSSSTVSVAERAGEMLNQLVPDIKKTAELVQEIAAGSSEQLSGAEQINKAVQQLDQVTQQNASASEEMASTSEELSSQAEQLQQVMSFFRVSNHSAPKVQALPAARMTKRPVARKASAPVAPVREVYAEAESSGGVSLDMGSDFSDSDFEKF
- a CDS encoding M48 family metallopeptidase, with the protein product MNIYLFIIIASLSGACLLGIFARQLNRKALSPQVPAEFIGTFDADEYRKAQDYAKAGMGFENISSSISTLVTILFIVWGGFNLIDLWAHGFGYGPVVTGLIFYAGLAVLSDIASLPFSLYSTFVIEEKFGFNKTTLKTFFLDKLKGYLLGAIIGGAILSGVLLFFNAAGSLAWLWCWLFTVLITLGIQYIAPTWILPLFNKFTPLEDGELKNKIEGFAAENGFELSGIFMIDGSKRSTKANAYFTGFGKKKRIALFDTLINSLSTDEIVAVLAHEIGHSKLGHIRKRMLMSIINTGVVFLIMSFFLGNKELFAAFGMQNISVHAGLIFFALLYTPVSIVLSIFSNIRSRKHEFEADAFAAKTTHTPESLVTALKKLSVSNLSNLTPHPFYVWLEYSHPPVLQRIDALRDFE
- a CDS encoding MarC family protein, encoding MAAIQLSTIFEIAFPLFLIMDPLGNLPVCLSMLRDYSPSRQRKILLRELFFALGITILFMYLGAGLMKMLNIHQSTLRIAGGVILFIISMKMIFPKPESTTEDVEKDPFIVPIAVPLFAGPSLLAAVMVYGSKGDAGLNVLSGVLIAWGMSFAIMMTGPTMSRVLGKRGLRACERLMGLILILLSVQMLEDGVAYYINNVLNR